A window of Ictidomys tridecemlineatus isolate mIctTri1 chromosome 1, mIctTri1.hap1, whole genome shotgun sequence contains these coding sequences:
- the Ndufs6 gene encoding NADH dehydrogenase [ubiquinone] iron-sulfur protein 6, mitochondrial — MAAAVTFRQLLWLPRVARSFGVRVSPTGEKVTHTGQVYDDKDYRKIRFVGRQKEVNENFAIDLIAEQPVSEVDHRVISCDGGGGALGHPKVYINLDKETKTGTCGYCGLQFQQHRH, encoded by the exons ATGGCGGCGGCAGTGACCTTCCGCCAGCTGCTGTGGCTGCCCCGGGTGGCCCGGAGTTTCGGCGTGCGGGTGTCGCCGACAGGGGAGAAGGTCACGCACACCGGCCAG GTTTATGATGATAAAGACTACAGGAAAATTCGGTTTGTAGGTCGCCAGAAAGAG GTGAATGAAAACTTCGCCATTGATTTGATAGCAGAGCAGCCTGTGAGCGAGGTGGACCACCGGGTGATCTCCTGTGACGGCGGCGGGGGCGCCCTGGGCCACCCCAAGGTGTACATCAACCTG gaCAAAGAAACGAAAACCGGGACATGTGGCTACTGTGGCCTACAGTTCCAACAGCATCGTCATTAG
- the Mrpl36 gene encoding large ribosomal subunit protein bL36m — MAALLARRVLATVAGPLRLLSPCAAASASCAPLLSGLAGAVRAGAVPRLALPQPAAGFKTKAVLKKRCKDCYLVKRRGRWFVYCKTNPRHKQRQV; from the coding sequence ATGGCCGCGCTACTGGCGAGGCGCGTGCTGGCGACCGTCGCGGGCCCGCTCCGACTCCTGAGCCCCTGCGCCGCGGCGTCGGCCTCGTGCGCGCCCCTGCTGTCCGGCCTCGCGGGCGCCGTGCGGGCGGGCGCCGTGCCGCGCCTGGCGCTCCCGCAGCCCGCGGCGGGCTTCAAGACCAAGGCTGTGCTCAAGAAGCGCTGCAAGGACTGCTACCTGGTGAAGCGGCGCGGGCGCTGGTTCGTCTACTGCAAGACCAACCCCAGGCACAAGCAGCGGCAGGTGTAG